From Triticum urartu cultivar G1812 chromosome 2, Tu2.1, whole genome shotgun sequence, a single genomic window includes:
- the LOC125540991 gene encoding uncharacterized protein LOC125540991 isoform X1: protein MSRERKKAAAALQEKMQILRSITHSHALSNPSIVMDASEYIKGLKQKIARLNQEIAREEYAHSHKHSFPTVSVEALGHGFLVNVSSDKSCPGLLVAVLEAFEELGLTVLQATASCADTFRLEAVGGGENQAASVDEDVIRRAVQQAITNCGAEQGDQ from the exons ATGTCAAGGGAGCGCAAGAAGGCAGCAGCTGCTCTACAGGAGAAGATGCAGATTCTGCGCTCCATCACTCACTCCCACGCG CTGAGCAATCCTTCCATAGTCATGGACGCGTCGGAGTACATCAAGGGGCTGAAGCAGAAGATCGCGAGGCTCAACCAGGAGATCGCACGCGAGGAATACGCGCACTCGCACAAGCACTCTTTCCCCACG GTGAGCGTGGAAGCCCTAGGGCATGGGTTCCTCGTGAACGTGTCCTCCGACAAGAGCTGCCCCGGGCTGCTCGTCGCCGTGCTGGAGGCGTTCGAGGAGCTGGGCCTCACCGTGCTCCAGGCCACGGCGTCCTGCGCCGATACGTTCCGCCTCGAGGCCGTCGGAGGAGGAGAG AACCAGGCGGCGAGTGTGGATGAGGATGTCATCAGGCGGGCGGTGCAGCAGGCCATCACCAACTGCGGCGCGGAGCAAGGGGATCAGTAG
- the LOC125540991 gene encoding uncharacterized protein LOC125540991 isoform X2 — MSRERKKAAAALQEKMQILRSITHSHALSNPSIVMDASEYIKGLKQKIARLNQEIAREEYAHSHKHSFPTVSVEALGHGFLVNVSSDKSCPGLLVAVLEAFEELGLTVLQATASCADTFRLEAVGGENQAASVDEDVIRRAVQQAITNCGAEQGDQ, encoded by the exons ATGTCAAGGGAGCGCAAGAAGGCAGCAGCTGCTCTACAGGAGAAGATGCAGATTCTGCGCTCCATCACTCACTCCCACGCG CTGAGCAATCCTTCCATAGTCATGGACGCGTCGGAGTACATCAAGGGGCTGAAGCAGAAGATCGCGAGGCTCAACCAGGAGATCGCACGCGAGGAATACGCGCACTCGCACAAGCACTCTTTCCCCACG GTGAGCGTGGAAGCCCTAGGGCATGGGTTCCTCGTGAACGTGTCCTCCGACAAGAGCTGCCCCGGGCTGCTCGTCGCCGTGCTGGAGGCGTTCGAGGAGCTGGGCCTCACCGTGCTCCAGGCCACGGCGTCCTGCGCCGATACGTTCCGCCTCGAGGCCGTCGGAGGAG AGAACCAGGCGGCGAGTGTGGATGAGGATGTCATCAGGCGGGCGGTGCAGCAGGCCATCACCAACTGCGGCGCGGAGCAAGGGGATCAGTAG